A window of the Hypomesus transpacificus isolate Combined female chromosome 10, fHypTra1, whole genome shotgun sequence genome harbors these coding sequences:
- the fastk gene encoding fas-activated serine/threonine kinase, translating to MQRLPSSLRLLSCGSILLPLAFPHLRPTCFPSAPSLSLTGMYATRLYSAAGGGGGAGGKPARRPGLAGAGLPILENHHQHHPHHHHLPPHHHAHHHLHAPAPPPRYPPLYQGRPDTHRGPHFHSHHQHHYHPHPHTQPPHLAPPPPPPPLPLHTHFQQHAPLHHYASTGSGGANSGGMNSKKKTWNFIHEKMSYDTFFTMKRLIERSRRPDEVLRWVTQNPGKISHNHYPIALQKIGQLLQTGGGTGGAATEVAFGSSSPGGGSASAGVGDGAGVTERNGRQILEHQDFQTLCDAIVNDCAKFDNFSIVNCLYAVAALGLPSNLRVVQVLEVESQSRLNQFNQKDVSMVFSSSMKLHPGSQHPLTEACLVGLEKNLERERHPQTLFLLLSYYRLKWRLLNPQDAANGGTKVDTVHPNPEQLLVNRKILRLVKHTLASVSGVRDQEMALLDEMLAACAREASNKSLELIFSSHLFYQNRQERFINSLAEELPKKVDSITPYTMALMAKYVARHRLRDTHLLDTIANFLVKKGEYLDSKVIQKLVFPFSRMSYRPSNEAQFFSKLEVVLELKALSSPLATVNILMSLFQLGHFPGLVLHRVFSTAFISNVTNSPYALIVCRYLSLLDAAVELEYQDYTGPRLQDTHKVLMFDHALTADEVNRKYSYKGLVAEALRQLVGEHGYKQDEVLPPGYYTDFLLWIDGSGRVLPIRTSVASLGVVSTGCLSTISSVPKALEGTGSVAALSSDFQKFSPFAPLEESCDQRPTTDVLGGGPESVAFLSHHMRTAAGGQATSASSVGSNGGPLDYNPYYVPTPDYYSSLAKEHSLESQDSSTLSSPPSDGLAQTVVSGTGGPSSSDSLFQFSIGKILEDEGGPRTVIPGSQRPDCELPAFYDEVTYPEGGKGDVGPTSPLHLHPANRTDEERAAGDQRQVKRVIMSVNDKWHYCHNSDVLVGSRAMRDRHLNLLGYIILQLPYHELEKLNGIEEVKQYLNKKLVEIPL from the exons ATGCAGAGGCTGCCTTCCAGCTTGCGACTCCTGAGCTGTGGCAGCATCCTGTTACCCCTCGCCTTCCCTCACCTGCGACCCACCTgcttccccagcgccccatctctctccctcactggcaTGTATGCCACCCGCCTGTACAgcgcggcaggaggaggaggcggagctggGGGGAAGCCAGCGCGCCGGCCAGGACTGGCTGGAGCAGGGCTTCCCATCCTAGAGAACCACCATCAGCACCACCCACACCATCACCATCTGCCTCCTCACCACCACGCCCACCACCATCTCCATGCTCCTGCTCCGCCTCCCAGATACCCGCCTCTCTACCAAGGCCGCCCGGATACCCACAGAGGGCCTCACTTCCACAGCCACCACCAGCATCATTACCACCCACATCCCCACACGCAGCCACCTCAcctggccccgcctcctccacctccccctttgcccctgcacacccactttcaGCAGCACGCTCCCCTACACCACTATGCTAGCACAGGCAGTGGCGGCGCCAACAGTGGCGGCATGAACAGCAAGAAAAAGACCTGGAACTTCATTCATGAGAAGATGAGTTACGACACCTTCTTCACCATGAAACGCTTAATTGAGCGCTCGCGGCGGCCGGATGAGGTGCTGCGCTGGGTGACCCAGAATCCAGGCAAGATCTCCCATAACCACTACCCTATAGCCTTGCAGAAGATTGGCCAGCTGCTGCAGACTGGTGGGGGAACGGGCGGAGCTGCCACAGAGGTGGCCTTTgggtcctcctctccaggagggGGCAGTGCGAGTGCGGGAGTAGGGGATGGAGCTGGGGTGACGGAGAGGAATGGACGACAGATCCTGGAGCACCAGGATTTCCAGACTCTGTGTGACGCCATCGTGAACGATTGTGCCAAGTTTGACAACTTCAGCATAGTCAACTGTCTTTATGCAGTTGCAGCTCTTG GTCTCCCCAGTAATTTGCGAGTGGTGCAGGTCCTGGAGGTGGAATCCCAGTCCCGTCTCAACCAGTTTAACCAGAAGGATGTGTCTATGGTGTTCAGCTCCAGCATGAAGCTTCACCCTGGCAGCCAGCACCCGCTTACTGAGGCCTGCCTGGTGGGCCTGGAGAAGAATCTGGAGCGAGAGCGCCACCCACAAACCCTCTTTCTTCTGCTCTCTTACTATCGCCTAAAGTGGCGCTTGCTGAACCCACAGGACGCTGCCAATGGAGGCACCAAGGTTGACACCGTGCACCCCAACCCAGAACAGCTGCTAGTCAACAG GAAGATCTTGCGGCTGGTCAAGCACACCCTAGCCAGCGTCAGCGGAGTTCGCGACCAGGAGATGGCACTGCTGGATGAGATGCTGGCAGCGTGCGCTCGCGAGGCCAGCAACAAGAGCCTGGAGCTCATCTTCAGCTCCCATCTCTTCTACCAGAACAGACAGGAAAGGTTCATCAACAGCCTCGCTG AGGAGCTTCCTAAAAAGGTGGACAGCATCACTCCATACACCATGGCCCTTATGGCCAAATATGTTGCCCGCCACCGGTTGAGAGACACTCACCTGCTTGACACCATTGCCAACTTCCTGGTCAAGAAGGGTGAATATCTGGACAGCAAG GTTATCCAGAAGCTGGTGTTCCCCTTCAGCCGAATGAGCTACCGGCCATCCAATGAGGCCCAGTTCTTCTCCAAGCTTGAGGTGGTGCTTGAACTGAAAGCCCTGAGTTCACCTCTGGCCACTGTCAACATCCTTATGTCCCTGTTCCAGCTGGGCCACTTCCCTGGCCTGGTCCTACACAGGGTTTTTTCCACAGCCTTCATCAGTAACGTCACAA acaGCCCTTACGCTCTCATCGTTTGCCGCTACTTGTCCCTGCTGGATGCAGCGGTGGAGCTGGAGTACCAGGACTACACTGGACCCAGACTGCAAGACACGCACAAGGTGCTCATGTTCGACCACGCTCTGACCGCAGACGAGGTCAACCGCAAATACAG TTACAAGGGTCTTGTTGCAGAAGCCCTGCGACAGCTAGTGGGAGAGCATGGCTACAAACAGGATGAAGTGCTGCCCCCCGGATATTACACAG ACTTTTTGCTGTGGATTGATGGTTCTGGAAGGGTTCTCCCAATCAGGACGTCCGTGGCGTCTTTGGGGGTGGTCTCCACAGGCTGCCTTTCCACAATTAGCAGCGTGCCGAAGGCTCTAGAGGGGACCGGTTCTGTGGCGGCCCTTTCCTCCGACTTTCAGAAGTTCTCCCCTTTTGCTCCATTAGAAGAGTCTTGTGACCAGCGGCCCACGACGGACGTTCTTGGCGGAGGGCCCGAGTCGGTGGCCTTCCTGTCCCACCACATGCGGACTGCTGCAGGAGGCCAGGCCACATCTGCCTCAAGTGTGGGCTCAAATGGTGGTCCGCTGGACTACAACCCCTACTACGTGCCTACGCCTGACTACTACTCCAGCCTGGCCAAGGAGCACTCTTTGGAGAGCCAGGATAGTTCCACACTGAGCAGCCCACCCTCTGATGGATTAGCCCAGACAGTGGTTTCTGGGACCGGGGGACCCTCCTCTTCAGACTCCCTCTTCCAATTCTCCATAGGGAAGATactggaggatgagggagggccTCGGACAGTCATTCCAGGGAGCCAGAGGCCAGACTGTGAGCTGCCAGCCTTTTATGATGAGGTGACGTATCCggaaggggggaaaggggatGTAGGCCCCACCTCACCACTTCATCTTCACCCTGCTAATCGGACTGATGAGGAGAGGGCAGCCGGAGACCAGAGGCAGGTCAAGAG GGTCATCATGTCTGTGAATGATAAATGGCACTACTGCCATAACTCTGATGTTTTGGTGGGCTCACGGGCCATGAGAGATCGTCACTTAAACCTACTAGGATACATCATCCTACAG CTGCCCTATCATGAGCTGGAGAAGCTTAATGGTATAGAGGAGGTGAAGCAGTACCTCAACAAAAAACTTGTGGAAATCCCCTTATGA
- the afg3l2 gene encoding AFG3-like protein 2 yields MAHGYLRLSRGCRNLFKVLLPPNVTSNARLVSSYADAQIAIERGSILAKVLGAYQSICSKPPKGFEKYFPEAKNGPKSSEPNTSSGNTPKEAEPVNGQKDTEKSGGGGAGGGGGGASGGGGKRGGRKEESTWYSRLQKGDVPWDDKDFRMYFLGGTVFWTVVTYYLFFRDGGREVTWKDFVNNYLSKGVVDRLEVVNKRYVKVVFSPGKTPVDGQYVWFNIGSVDTFERNLETSQYEMGIEGENRLPVVYSTESDGSFLLSMLPTVLIIGFLLLMLRRGPAGPGRPGRGMGGLFSVSETTAKVIKDEINIKFKDVAGCEEAKMEIMEFVNFLKNPKQYQDLGAKIPKGAILTGPPGTGKTLLAKATAGEANVPFITVNGSEFLEMFVGVGPARVRDLFVLARKNAPCILFIDEIDAVGRKRGRGNFGGQSEQENTLNQLLVEMDGFNTATNVVVLAGTNRPDILDPALMRPGRFDRQIYIGPPDIKGRASIFKVHLRPLKLDPEMDKEALARKMAALTPGFSGADIANVCNEAALIAARHLSEAINHQHFEQAIERVIGGLEKKTQVLQPEEKKTVAYHEAGHAVAGWYLEHADPLLKVSIIPRGKGLGYAQYLPKEQYLYTKEQLLDRMCMTLGGRVSEEIFFGRITTGAQDDLRKVTQSAYAQIVQFGMNAKVGHLSFDLPRQGEMVLEKPYSEATARLIDSEVRSLINEAYERTMQILSEKKTDVEKVALRLLDKEVLNKDDMVELLGPRPFAEKSTYEEFVEGTGGMDEDTSLPEGLKDWNRERDKDKEESTEEQVARQISGGMPF; encoded by the exons ATGGCCCATGGATACCTTCGCTTGTCAAGAGGTTGCAGGAATCTTTTCAAAGTTCTGCTGCCTCCAAACGTAACAAGCAATGCCCGACTG GTCTCAAGTTATGCTGATGCCCAAATAGCAATCGAAAGAGGGTCTATACTTGCCAAGGTCTTAGGTGCCTATCAAAGCATTTGCTCCAAACCCCCCAAAG GTTTTGAAAAGTACTTTCCTGAAGCTAAGAATGGTCCAAAGAGTAGCGAACCTAACACATCCAGTGGAAATACACCCAAAG AGGCTGAGCCAGTCAAtggacagaaagacacagagaaatccggtggaggaggagctggtggggggggaggaggtgcctcaggtggaggaggaaagagaggaggccgAAAGGAGGAATCTACTTGGTATAGCCGGCTTCAGAAG GGTGATGTGCCATGGGATGACAAAGATTTCCGTATGTACTTCCTGGGTGGGACAGTCTTTTGGACAGTTGTCACATACTACTTATTTTTTCGTGATGGGGGAAGAGAAGTTACTTGGAAAGACTTTGTCAATAATTACCTCTCAAAAGGAGTG GTGGATCGGTTGGAGGTTGTAAATAAGCGCTATGTAAAAGTGGTGTTTTCTCCCGGGAAGACTCCTGTTGATGGA CAATATGTATGGTTCAATATCGGCAGCGTAGATACATTTGAGCGTAATCTGGAGACTTCACAGTATGAGATGGGAATTGAGGGTGAGAATCGCCTGCCAGTGGTCTACTCCACAGAGAGTGACGG CTCCTTCCTTCTGAGCATGCTCCCAACCGTGCTCATTATTGGCTTCCTGCTCCTCATGCTACGACGGGGGCCTGCTGGGCCGGGCAGACCGGGCCGAGGCATGGGCGGTCTCTTTAGTGTCAGCGAGACCACTGCCAAGGTGATCAAGGATGAGATCAACATCAAATTCAAAGATGTGGCCGGCTGTGAGGAGGCCAAGATGGAAATCATGGAGTTTGTGAACTTCTTGAAGAACCCCAAGCAGTACCAGGATCTGGGTGCAAAAATTCCAAAA GGTGCCATTCTGACAGGACCACCTGGGACAGGGAAGACCCTCCTCGCTAAGGCCACTGCTGGAGAGGCCAACGTCCCTTTCATCACCGTCAATGGCTCAGAGTTCTTAGAGATGTTTGTTGGCGTAGGCCCTGCCAGG GTCAGAGACCTGTTTGTCTTGGCCCGCAAAAATGCGCCCTGTATCCTCTTCATTGATGAAATTGATGCTGTGGGACGCAAGCGTGGAAGAGGGAACTTTGGAGGCCAGAGCGAGCAGGAGAACACACTGAACCAGCTGCTGGTGGAGATGGATG GGTTCAACACTGCAACCAATGTGGTGGTATTAGCTGGCACCAACCGACCTGATATTTTAGACCCTGCACTGATGAGACCTGGACGCTTTGACAGGCAGATTTACATTG GTCCCCCTGACATCAAGGGTAGAGCCTCAATATTTAAAGTGCATCTGAGGCCCCTAAAACTGGATCCGGAGATGGACAAAGAGGCTCTGGCCAGAAAAATGGCTGCCCTAACTCCTGGCTTCTCTG GTGCTGATATTGCTAATGTGTGCAACGAAGCTGCTCTCATTGCCGCTCGCCACCTGTCTGAAGCCATCAATCACCAGCATTTCGAGCAGGCCATTGAACGTGTGATCGGAG GTCTTGAGAAGAAGACCCAGGTCTTACAGCcagaagagaagaagacagtGGCCTACCACGAGGCAGGCCACGCTGTGGCCGGGTGGTACCTGGAGCATGCAGACCCTCTACTCAAG GTGTCTATCATTCCCAGAGGGAAAGGTTTAGGTTATGCACAGTACCTGCCTAAGGAGCAGTACCTGTATACCAAGGAGCAGCTGCTGGACAGGATGTGTATGACGCTGGGCGGGCGTGTGTCTGAGGAGATCTTCTTTGGCCGCATCACCACAGGGGCCCAGGACGATCTGCGGAAGGTCACCCAAAGTGCCTATGCTCAG ATTGTGCAGTTCGGCATGAACGCAAAGGTAGGCCACCTGTCTTTTGACTTGCCCCGGCAGGGTGAGATGGTCTTGGAGAAGCCATACAGTGAAGCCACGGCGCGTCTGATCGACTCGGAGGTGCGCTCGCTCATCAACGAGGCCTACGAGCGCACGATGCAGATTCTGTCTGAGAAAAAGACAGACGTGGAGAAG GTGGCACTACGTCTGCTTGATAAGGAGGTTCTGAACAAAGACGACATGGTTGAGTTGCTGGGGCCTCGTCCATTTGCCGAGAAATCCACCTACGAGGAGTTTGTGGAGGGAACGGGGGGTATGGATGAAGACACTTCCCTCCCAGAGGGCCTCAAGGACTGGAACAGGGAGCGCgacaaagacaaagaggagAGCACAGAGGAGCAGGTGGCACGACAGATCTCCGGAGGAATGCCCTTCTAG